In the Arachis ipaensis cultivar K30076 chromosome B04, Araip1.1, whole genome shotgun sequence genome, TAAAAACTTTACCGACTAGGATGATTATCACGTATAAAATCAAATAACAATAATGATTTTCTtgtataaattatttaaaaagtttTTATTAATAAAGCAAATAATTTGACGTTTTCAATACTTGACTCTAGCATTTACTTACTATTAATTTTAATGGTataatttttggtaaaaatggtaAATTCTTCTTTGATTGTTGACTGATTCAATGGTTCCACCTTTCATGAATCAgcaatcatcatcaacatcataGAAATTGAAATATTGACAAGGACCAAACTAGTCACTGACCCGATTCTCACGGTTGGGTTAGAGTTTAGAAACTTTAGAAAACTTTGGTACTTGAAAATGAAAAGGAATATTTATTAGGCGAGAATTTTGGTCACTACACTATAGTATGTAGAAATTTCTCATCACAAAAACAAACCCTCTTATAAGTACCCTTTTGTTGTATCTAACTACACCAAACATCTTAGATACTTATCCAGCTTAGAAATAATTCAAACCCCAATTCAATATTNNNNNNNNNNNNNNNNNNNNNNNNNNNNNNNNNNNNNNNNNNNNNNNNNNNNNNNNNNNNNNNNNNNNNNNNNNNNNNNNNNNNNNNNNNNNNNNNNNNNNNNNNNNNNNNNNNNNNNNNNNNNNNNNNNNNNNNNNNNNNNNNNNNNNNNNNNNNNNNNNNNNNNNNNNNNNNNNNNNNNNNNNNNNNNNNNNNNNNNNNNNNNNNNNNNNNNNNNNNNNNNNNNNNNNNNNNNNNNNNNNNNNNNNNNNNNNNNNNNNNNNNNNNNNNNNNNNNNNNNNNNNNNNNNNNNNNNNNNNNNNNNNNNNNNNNNNNNNNNNNNNNNNNNNNNNNNNNNNNNNNNNNNNNNNNNNNNNNNNNNNNNNNNNNNNNNNNNNNNNNNNNNNNNNNNNNNNNNNNNNNNNNNNNNNNNNNNNNNNNNNNNNNNNNNNNNNNNNNNNNNNNNNNNNNNNNNNNNNNNNNNNNNNNNNNNNttatatatatatatatatatatatatatatatatatacactataTAGTTGATTCAAATTCAAGCAAAGTCTAAACTATGGGAGGGTGTTTTTCTTCAAGATCATGCTCAAAACTGAGCAGTGTCCGTTTGGTTCATCTAAGTGGATATGTTGAAGATTTTGAGGAACCAATTTCAGTGAGCCAAGTCATTGGTAACCCTCCAAAGCATTTTGTATGCACTTCAATTCAGCTTCTTTCATCTTCCTCAAAGCCATTGAAGGGTGACACACAGCTCCAACCTGGCCATGTCTACTTCATTCTTCCATACTCAATTCTCCAATCTGAGGCTTCCCCTGTTGACTTGGCTTCTCTTGCAAAGAGGCTCAATTCAATAGCAAAAACAAGgtgtgaagagaagaagaattataataagaagaacaagaacaagaagatgaaaaataaCACTCTCAATGGAAAAACTGGTACTACTAATAGTACTAGTGAATTTTCGAGCAGCGATGGCGAATTTAGTAGTGTTTGGAGTATGTCTTCGCCTTGTCGCAGCCCTGCAAGAATTGGTGTGGCTGAGCAAGTTGCTATGGCCATGGCATATGGAGGGAGGAGTCCTTGTAGATGGAAACCAATCTTGGACACTATCAGAGAGAAGTCATTTAATCGGCGAAGCGAATCGGAGTTATTGAATGAAGCTAAAGCTGATGATTGATAAGGCCTTTTGTGTTGGATTTTGTGGTATGATCAAGATGTGTTTTGTTTGTgaaatattgttttattttttctgaTCTTTTTGGTGTATCAGGGGAATGGACAGAACAGAACCATCATAATAGTCAAGAAATTTTGTGTCTGATTTTCTCCCATGATGTATCTATCAGTTCATAAAGACATAGTCCAAATGAAAAGCATTGAATTTTTATCTCAACTTCTGGTTTCTTAGTAAAATTAATGGATCAAACATATCAAGATCAATTCATGCTGCTGCAATCTGCAAGTTTCTTCTGATATGATTTGTTGGATATTTTGATCCCAAGATAGATGACAAAGTACAATTTACAATTGTTTTTTTTAACAACTAATATAATATTATTGTAGATCAAATGAATTCAAATAACAATTGAATTCAATATTTTGTTCTAGCAGCCATAGTTGTGTCTCAAACATAAACATAAGTGTTTCTTGCTGAGCAACAACTACATGGACATTGTTGCTCTTAGTCACAAGTAGAAGTAGATTGGTCTAACCAATGATGATGATTTTGACAATATTTTGTAAAATAAGTACTAGTAATGTGTACCAATGCAGAACTTCTAATATAACAAATTAAGTTGTATTATTTGTAATATAAAATATGAAACACCGCGCTAACTCATTCTTGGATAGGATATAGACCCAATTTAAATGAATCGACACAGTATTTCACACCTTATATGTATACATAACATTTTTTTCGTAAAAGAAAATTCCTAGGAGACTATAGGGGAGGGTGGGACCAATTTTTGAACAGGAAAACAGTCCCAGTCCCCTTCTTTGGTGTGAGACAAAGAAAAATGTTTAGGGACCCAAGTTTCCCCTTTTGAGGCTCTCTCTCTTAAGATCTCCCTTTGCCTTTCCTCCACAAATTTCTTTGCTTTTACTGCTTTCTCCCACTCTTTGTTCATGATGGCTTGGTTTACTTGGCCCCAAACAATAGCTGATTCAGTTGGCCACACACTCTGATCAAAGTATATGAGAATCACAGGTTAGAAGAGAAATATGCACAATAAGTTTCATATCTTATTGGTTATGGAACATAATAAAAGCCCGTAAATGCTTGACACTAGAAACTGCAAGTGAATAATGGATTTTATCAGccttattaaattttatttaggtTTAGCAAATTGATTGAGAATAATAAGAGTGACTTTTATGTCACAAACAGAATAAGTGATTTGCTAACTTTTACATGAAAAGAGTGGAAGTTAGCAATCTCATATAGTAAATAGATAATTACTATTACTACCTTTGAATCCTTAACAATTGGAGTCTGGAGCCCTGAAATGActtctcttgcatcaagtatcacTCTTTCTTCTCCATTAATTGTATTCTTCACTGCTACAGTGCTGCAGCATGTTAAGGTATTAGAAATTGCAACATCAAATTTTTACAAATGAACAATTGGTGGTCGTTGCTTTGAAGTTTGAAGTTTGAAGTTTGAAGTTCTAGTTTAGAATAGTATTCCCTCCACTCCATATTGATTAAAATTTTTCTAGTACTTTCATAAATCAATGTATTTGCATTGATTTATGAAAGTACCAGAAAAGGCAAAGTGACTAATTGATACTTCATAGTTCATACCTATCCCAATGACCATTAATTTCACATAGTATCTTCCTTGAAGATGAATCAATGATCTTGCCCTTAACTGCTCTTCGATTTCCCCGAAATCCAAGGAAAGATTGCATTGTGAAGCTTAACTCTGCAACAAGTCCTGTTTCAAGGCATTTGATATTGACATTGCCAACCCAATTGTTCCCAGGGACTGGAAGAAATCTGATTGAGAAGTCAGGAGAATTCATTTCATATGTCTCTCCATGATTGTGGAGCTTCAACCTCCTTTTTCCATGTATATGACCTTCCACTGTGGCACCTGCATATTTGGTTGTGATTGTTACAAATCAGCCACAGAAAACACTAACCAATATCACAATTCGAAATCAATAAACAAAGCAAgcaaaaataaacagaaaatcaaTGCCAAAGCCACACAGAACTTTCATCAAACACCTGAAGTTCACCATTCATTGCAACACAAAACAAATAAAGATAATTTACCATAGAACTTTGCAATATGATACTGGCAACATATGATTTCAATGTTTTCCTTCTCATCTGTTGCATGGAGGGCAGTCACTGGAGGGTGGTGAGAAACCTGCAAACATGTCAACACATGAATGCATCAATCCTTGAAACAATGTTATCCATGAAAGATCAATGTCATAAAAATTGTATGTAAATATAATAAGAGcaatgctaggggccagcaacatttgtgctggttacatgctggccaaaatgcaataaaattgctgaccccctaaacttttccatataataatttattatcttCTCTCCACTTCATTATCCCTGTAGTAATGTAATGACTTTGGGGTTGCTTTTGGTTTTGAAAACAAGACAAAACAAGATAttgaaaataagaaaacaaaaaaaaattgagtgtttttatttatttgtttggtgATAGNNNNNNNNNNNNNNNNNNNNNNNNNNNNNNNNNNNNNNNNNNNNNNNNNNNNNNNNNNNNNNNNNNNNNNNNNNNNNNNNNNNNNNNNNNNNNNNNNNNNNNNNNNNNNNNNNNNNNNNNNNNNNNNNNNNNNNNNNNNNNNNNNNNNNNNNNNNNNNNNNNNNNNNNNNNNN is a window encoding:
- the LOC107639178 gene encoding uncharacterized protein LOC107639178 gives rise to the protein MGGCFSSRSCSKLSSVRLVHLSGYVEDFEEPISVSQVIGNPPKHFVCTSIQLLSSSSKPLKGDTQLQPGHVYFILPYSILQSEASPVDLASLAKRLNSIAKTRCEEKKNYNKKNKNKKMKNNTLNGKTGTTNSTSEFSSSDGEFSSVWSMSSPCRSPARIGVAEQVAMAMAYGGRSPCRWKPILDTIREKSFNRRSESELLNEAKADD
- the LOC107639177 gene encoding oxysterol-binding protein-related protein 4C encodes the protein MDTSNNIVLTKPFSVLAQESDAETAYKAPNLMKRILSLFKNVRPGSDLTHFQLPALFNLPKSTLQIYGEQVYSTSTDLLSKCNKGKSPVDRLTSVVAWYISTKRPTIFGVVPYNPILGETHHVSKGNLNVLLEQVSHHPPVTALHATDEKENIEIICCQYHIAKFYGATVEGHIHGKRRLKLHNHGETYEMNSPDFSIRFLPVPGNNWVGNVNIKCLETGLVAELSFTMQSFLGFRGNRRAVKGKIIDSSSRKILCEINGHWDSTVAVKNTINGEERVILDAREVISGLQTPIVKDSKSVWPTESAIVWGQVNQAIMNKEWEKAVKAKKFVEERQREILRERASKGETWVPKHFSLSHTKEGDWDCFPVQKLVPPSPIVS